The genomic stretch AGTATTTTAAGAAACTAATACTTGCAAATACTGAGAAAGCTTGCAGAGCCTTCATAACACCCTTACTAGGGTGAGATTGTCCGAGCTGGAGGGATTTCTGGCTTTATCTGATCTATCTGTACTttcacacatgcacatacatttaTCAGGCACAACTACACAGTACAAGTTGACACAGTAATTGAGTATTAAATGCCAGGCATTGTATTGATTGTTTCCACAAAATTGCCTATTGTCAAAAGAAGGTTTTAAGTAGATATTGTTAATATTATCTCCAATTTACATGTCAGAAAACTAAGGAGCTTAGAGAAGTTAGAGAACTTGATAAAATCATATAAACAAATTAATGGACAAACTAAGTCTCAAAGCCAGGTCTCAGCTTCAACCTGGTGCACTAATCTTGTATTCCCTACTTCCTTTGGGGGCGGGTAGGACTGAGTACCTGACAGGGGATCCAGATTGCACTATCTCTcactcccttcctgcccccacacacagATGAGCAGGATCTCCTCTTGGTCCATCGTCCCGACATGCCTGAGAACCCCCGGGTCCTACGAGTGGTCCTCCTGGGTGCCCCGAATGCAGGGAAGTCAACACTCTCCAACCAGCTGCTGGGTCGGAAAGTATGCTGCATCCTTGACACCCCACCCCAACCGCCCCTTTCATCTCtcacttttttctgtttcttcatgaatTGTCCTACAGTAATCTGGACCTTAATTGGGACTATTTTGTTTTTGGCAGGTGTTCCCTGTCTCCAAGAAGGTGCACACCACTCGCTGCCAAGCTCTGGGGGTCATCACAGAGAAAGAGGCCCAGGTGGTGGGTACCTGCCAAGGAAGTCCAGCAAACTGGACAGCCGGTGAACCTAAGAGGCTCTCCCTTATAGTTAGACCTGAAGAAAATGTGTAGATTCACTTTTCTGAGGGAACGGGGTCTCCTCTTTCGTTAGGCATAGTACAGTTCTCTCTACTTTCACCCTCTGACATCTAGTCAGAAAGGTCTCATTCCCTCTTTACTCTTCCTAATTTCCCATATATTCACAGTCATCATCTTTCTCTTGGATCCCATCTAGAattaaaacaaagctggagggtAAGAATCTAGTCACCCTGGCCTAGAGTGGGTGCAAGCTTCTGACGTCAATGGTGGCCTTTCTCTCACTTGCCAGTTATAATCATTCCATCTGGGGGGTGGGCATCTCTCTTTCCTGATTTTAGATTCTACTTGACACACCTGGCCTCATCAGCCCTGTTAAACAGAAAAGGTAATAGCTGTGGAAACAGGTTTGTAGAGGGAAAGGTGTTGAGGAGAGGGTGGGGCGATTCCATCATAGGGGCTGGAAAACCCCCTTATTATACTCTGTCCCTCATTAGGAGTATGTCAGTCATAAGACCCTTCCTGACCTGTTTGTCTGTCCCTCAGGCACCACCTGGAGCTTTCCTTGTTGGAAGATCCATGGAAGAGCATGGAATCTGCTGATCTGGGTTAGACTCATGATGGGAATCTGAAGCCCAATTTATATGGTCACGGCCTCTTGTTCCTGGTAGTTTGGAGGATGGGGGTTGACCCAGAGCCCATATCATGGACacttttggggggtgggagagaatggTCGTATATTTGTCCTGCTCCCTACCCCGCCAACTTCTAGTTGTGGTTCTCGTGGATGTGTCAGACAAGTGGACTCGGAACCAGCTCAGCCCCCAGGTGCTCCAGTGCCTGACCCAGTTCTCCCAAGTCCCTAGCGTCCTTGTCATGAACAAGGTGAGCACCGCCTACTTGAAGAAGGAGTCCGCTTTCCTCCGTGGTGCCCATCTCACTGACCACACACCCTCTTCCCATCCTCCATGCCCAGGTAGATTGCCTGAAGCAGAAGTCCGTTCTCCTAGAGCTCACAGCAGCCCTTACCGAAGGTGTGGTCAATGGCAAGAAACTCAAGATGAGGCAGGCCCTTCGCTCACAGCCTGGCACTCCTTGCCCCAGCCCAGCAGCTAAGGGCCCAAACACACAGTCTGTGGGAGGCCCTCAGAGGATTGGCTGGCCCCACTTCCGGGAGATCTTCATGTTGTCAGCCCTAAGCCAGGAGGATGTGAAAACACTAAAGGTCAGTTAGCCTTGGCCATAGCCTGGCCTTTGATTTCTACCATGTGAAGACAAGCCTCAGAGTTCCTGGTAGTGAGAGTGAGTAGGAAAGTCTTGGTTGAGACTGAGCTGCCCACCTACCCCCTCTCTACCCACAGCACTACCTCCTGGCACAGGCCcggccaggaccctgggaattcCACAGTGGAGTCCTCACTAGCCAGACGCCTGAGGAGATCTGTGCCAACATCATCCGAGAGAAGCTCCTAGAGCACCTGCCCCAGGAGATGCCCTACAGTGTGCAGCAGGTGTGGGCACAGTGAAGGACTCGGGGGCTCTTTGTCAGGCGCACATCCAGGACAGCACACCTGTGGCCTGGAGAGGTAAGGATACAGGCTTGTCTGACTAATCATGATGTCTCCCTGTGCAGAGGACAGTGATGTGGGAGGAAGGCCCAAGCGGGGAGCTGGTGATCGAACAGAAGCTTCTGGTGCCCAAAGAATCTCACGTGGTAAGTCGGGTTAGGCTTGGAGAAAGGACCAGGGCTTTAGGCAGGGGTTCTTCCTCCACTGCTCGGGAGCCCTGGGAGCAggcttgtgtctctctctcttacccCACCCTCAGAGGATCCTGATTGGTCCAAAGGGGCACTTGATCTCCCAGATTGCGCAGGAGGTGAGCCGCGACCTCATGGACATCTTCCTCTGCGATGTTCGGCTCCGCCTCATCGTGAAGCTTCTCAAGTGACCGCCCACTGCTGCCTCTCCCAAGGCATCCCAGTCAGAGCTGCTGGCAGGAGCCACTGACCAGAACAGCCCCTGCCCAGGGACAGAAACTGGTGAGAGGCATGGACACTGCCTGATTTCGACTGACGGCTGGCTTGGCCGTACTGAGTCTGCCTAGCCCTGCCTGACCACGTCTCCTGTTGGAGGAAGGAACTTAGCTCAGTTCCCAGGTCGTTCCTCTGCCTGGGGTCCCAGCTGCTTAGGTCTAGAAGTTGGCTCTTTGGTAGGAACGATGCCATCCTGCTTCTAGCTGGCATTGAACCCAGAGTTCCTCCCTGAGTTGCTAGTTTCAGCAGAGAGGGCTTTCTCCCGTCCCCTCAGGTCCTCTACCTTGAAGCTATGCATAAGGACTTTTGGGTCCTAAATGAGATAGTGCCACTcgccccatccctctccccagtcTCGAAtgctaataaaattaaaagacaaggatACTGGTTCTCATCTTTATTTCCTTagaataggaaagagaaaaccattccctcacccccaccctgttGTCCGAGCTGgagtctccctcccttccagtgGTCTGTTCCAGGGTCCAGAGCTCTCTTCTTGGCACGTATTCTGGGTACAGCAAGAGAACCGTTACCATTACTAAACTCAGTAATGGTAACGGTTTCCTCGCCATCTCCAAGCGTCCTGGCGGTCAGCAGGCTGTGATAGGCTGAGTGGCGAGCCCGGTGGGTTTGCAGCACCCCCTGCCCTCgtctggctccagagctgtgGGGACCCGGACTAGTACATCATCTATACTGTAGTATCTCGTCGCAAACTTACAGTATATGATGATATCCCAGCCAGGGCCCTGCAGCAGGCACAGGGGGCGTGGCTTGGAGAGCACTGTGGCAGggagagccaggggctgggggcagagcaggacAGGTCAGTGCTGGAcacacagcacccccccccccccagctccatAGCTCCTGAGCCAGCAGCTCCTCGATGGTTGTGGCCAAGGCAGCCCAAGTCGGGTAGGAAAGGGGACTGGCCCGGAGAAGCCTGCAGAGCTAGGGTCTGGTGAGATCTCCTTGGGGACCCGGTGTCAGAATTAAACAAGCCAGAGATCACATAATGAGACAGAAGGTTCTCTCTGGTCAGACCAACAAGCAGACAGACAGGCCCAGGAGAGGGTACTTACCTGGAGCTGGAACTGTAGACTGCGGGGAGGCCTTCAGAGGTAAGGAGGCCCTGACCCTGCCTCTCCGCTCCAAGCTGCTGGCCTTTTAATTCGCTGGCCCCTCCCCTGGGTGGGGCACTTTCCCCGGGTTCTAGAAAGCCCTGCCTCTTAACCCTTTCCCTGCTGGACTCCTTTGAACAAGGGTCACTGGCCCCTCTTTTTGTTAGGCCCTTTCTCCCATAAATTTCACGGACCTTGCTGAGGCTAGGGTCTGCCTTTCACTGCTCTCCCTGTGAAGCCGGTCATCTGTCTGCTGGGCCTGGGAGAAGGAAGAACGGCCTCACCCCATCTTTCGGGGTTTAATTGTTGGCCGTAGCCGGGTGCCGGTTGTTCTGGCCGTGGCAGCAGCGGTGATGGCGGTGGTAAAAATGTTAGTTGAACGTCTATAAAGCAGGCAGGGTCCTGACAGCCGGATTCTTGGAACAGACTCTGGCTTAAATTTCAGGTCCTGGGCGCCTGCCTGTGTTTATGCTGAGCCCAAGGAGGGTAGACCTAGGCTACTGCTGCCGTGGCAAGTTCCCCTGGGTGGAGGGGGTCCTCTGTTGGGTCATTTGAGGGCCGGGGAATTcaggctcttctgagagtcagcgTAAGAATGGGTAGGGGCCTGTTCAGAGCTCAAGCTACTCACCTGAGAGCCTGGCAGTATTCGGTTCCCTGCCTCTGGGGAAGGCAAGACTCCTGGTGTCGAGGCTTCttagactgggggaggggagctctgtttattgtattttatttttaaagatttattcgtCTGAGAGCATGTTCCTGTGAGGTTTGGAGATGGGGGGGATGCAGGGTagggggagctgagggagagagaatctcaagtagactcccagctgagcacagagcccaacgcagggctcatccccacgaccctgggatcacgacctgcgctgaaaccaagagttggacacacaaccagctgagccccccccccGGTGCCGCACATCTGTTCTTTTAGACCCCCATTCAGGGGGACACATCTGCTTCTCTGCTCCCGCCCCTTCTCCGTCCTACACAGTCTGGTCTGTGTGCTGGGAGGCAGTTAGACCCCTCCCCTGCAGGGGCCGGTGAGGCCAGgatgggagtgggaggagagagcAAACCGTTTGGTTCCTTGGAGATGTACTACTTCTGGTGCCGCACAATGTTGGCACATGCTCTTCCCTCGGttttcgtttttgcttttgtttagattttatttatttatttttaagatctctacagccaacgtggagcttgaacttagAACACCGAGATCAAAAGTCTTATGCcccactgactgaggcagccgggcgccctgctcttccctctggcGCCATCTTCCCCCTTTCTTGTTTAGTTAGCTCCTGTTCCCACTTCATATGTGGGTAACACCTTTGCAGGGAAGTCTTCGCTGGCAAGTTAAATCTCCCTGTTACGGGCTCATTTATTTGTGTGAGTAATCATTTAGGCAAATAATCATGGGGGCCTGGTTATTGGTCAGTCATGTCAAATGTCTGACATGGAGCTAAACTCAGTGTGATGCGGGGGAGGAGAAAAACTTTGGCCTGCGGAGGCAGGCAGACAAAACTGTAGCTCTCAGGCAAGGCTTTTTCTCTCAGACCCTTCCTGTTCTCCTTGTAGACCGCAGTAACGACAGTCCCCAGTTCAGAGCTGCGAGCTAGGGGACTAGCTGCCGGCAAAGCACTTAGCCGAATGAAGAAGCTAAACGCCCCTCATGGGCTATTCTTGAAAGCCGCTCAAGGCCATTGAGAGAGCCCAGGTTTCAAAATAACAGGCCCTGGGgtaccaggctggctcagtcagtggggcatgtgactcttgacctcggggttgtaagttcgagccccacgttgagtgtaaagattacttaaagataGGGATGactgggtgtttcagtcagttaagcgtctgccttcggctcaggtcatgatcctaaggtcctaggatcgagtcccgcatcgggctccctactcagcggggagtctgcttctccctctgcctgctgctccccctgcttgtgcgctctctctctctgaccaataaaatctttaaaaaaagattacttaaaaataaaatcttaagagggcacctgggtggcttagtcagttaagcgtctgccttcggctcaggtcatgatcccaggatgctgggatcgagcccagcctctgggctctctgctcagtgaggagtctgcttctccctctcctccctgctcatgctgcctctcgctatctctgtcactaactctgtctctctcaaataaaatcttaaaaaaaaataaaatcttagaaagaaaggaaaagggagggaggaaggaaagaatagcAGGCTCTGAGTGATAGTCCCTCGTCGCCTGCATCCAGCTCTGTGACCTCGGACCGAGTGCCCTCAGCTTCGGTTTTCTCGTGTACAAGCGGAGCAATCCATACCTCGCTCCTATGGGGGTGACCAGGGTCATGTGCATGCTCATCTCGAACTCCGAGGTCAGACCTAGCACCTGTGGAAGCAATGTCCGTGCCCCCCTTCTTTCCCCTGTctcactcactagctgtgtgaccagaAGCAAAGTGCTACTTCCCTGAGCTTTGGTGGGAACACGTAGTTCACCAAGTTGTAAGAATTTAGAAATACGGCTGAGAAACCTTCCGAAACCCAGGCACTCGAGCCAGGTGAGAAATTATCACATGTCTGCTCCTTGCCCCCCTTCCTGTCCTGTGACCCCTCCTGCCAAGTCACCTCAACTCAGAGACCCACCGACAGTTCAGGCTCCTTTACCAGAGTAAAGGCTTCATGCACTGAGGCCATGATTTATGCCACTCATCGCCGAGGCGTCCTGCCTAGCCCCTGCTTAGTCCTAAGACCTAAGGTGAACGTGGGCAGAAACCAGGGGTCCTGAAGGTAGAGGAGACAGATATCTCAGCCAGCCAGAGATCCTGTGGCTATGGCCctggctggggtggagggggctgTCATCAGGGTGTGGGCTGGAGCAGAGTCTGAGCCTGGGTGGGGTAGTCTGGGGACCCTGATAAGCAGACTTGGGGCTATCAGGGTGGAGGCCCTTCTGCTTATCAGGAGCCTGCAGGGGCCACGAGGACCTGAGGATGCTTCCCGCCCCGAGCTGTCTCCTGGATGACAGCCCTTCCGTCCCTTTGCCTCCTTAGAACCCTTCCAGAAATCATATGGagactctgccccttccctggccaGCATGGGGGCGGAGGACACAATCCAGGTCCTTGGACCTTGCCTTgcattctaaattttattttattttttttaaagattttatttatttattcgacagagatagagacagccagcgagagagggaacacaagcagggggagtgggagaggaagaagcaggctcatagcggaggagcctgatgtggggctcgatcccataactccaggatcacgccctgagccgaaggcagactcttaaccgctgtgccacccaggcgcccctctaaattttattttttatttgagagagagagggcacgcacaagcagggggagcagcagagagaaagggagaagtaggctccctgctcaagcctgaggcggggctcgatcccaggaccccaggatcatgacctgagctgaagcagatgcttaacctactgagccacccagcctcccgTGGCCTTGCATTCTAACAACTGTTGCTTCAGATCAGGAGCTCCGTGGCTCTCCTGAGGCCAGTGTGCACTTGTCCGGGACCTTAACCGTCTCACGTCTAATCCCAGTCCCTGCCACAGCAGCGTTGAGCCCTCGACTCTGACTTTGATCTTCTGTGGATGAAATGCGTAAACCGTGTGGTGAATGACAAAGTTAAGGGTGGTCAGATCTGCAAGAATCCTTCAAAATCATGGGATTCAAGTACTCCATTTATagaggagaggaaactgaggcccagagaaggggagCGAATCACCCACCAAAGCCTCAGGGTTTCCTCCACCTCTCAGCACATGGGAACCCATGACCCTAAGACAGCAAGGCGGCGGCAGGTAGTCAGAGATACACAGAAAGCACGTggaacgcacacacacacgcacacacacacatgtgcacagcaCACATGCGTAACGCCTACAAAAACACAGACGCAGCGCACATACTAAAAAATACATTCGGCTCGTAAAATTACTCTTAATTCCCTCTTGGTTACTCTACTAAGTTTCGTGAAGTTGAAAACTTTGGTGGCCAAATCATAGGGTCACTCAGTGTCCCACTCAAAGTACAATCAGCAGCAAAACTCATCCTGGAACCAAGGATTTTGAGAAGTTCTGGGAGGTTCTTACTTTCCTGTTTTGCTTTACACCCAGGGGACCCAAAGCGAGAGCCTAGGAGCTTACCAGGTGTGAGAAAGAAAAGCTGGAACACTGCTCTCATCCGTGCTCTCTGTGTGATACGCTGGGGCTCGAGATCCAGGGCACCTGAGATGACTGCGTGGTTTCATCATGGCCATCCTGAGAAGGTTCTCCTAACCCTCCCTCCTAACCTGCCCCCTAATGTCCAGGCTTTGAACCTGCTCTGTTTTCCTCATCACACCGAGAGTTCATCTGATCCCTTATTTGTCCCCAGCTACCCCGGGAGCAGGCAGCTTACCGGATTCTCTGTGGCCCCAGCACCCCTCATGGGTCTCGTCCTGCGAGACCCTCAGAGAACACCTTTGCACAGAACAGACACTGACCCCGCAGTCGGTGCCCAACTAGCGCTCAAGTACCTGACACGCCCCTTCACACTCTCCGTGCCCTTCAGCCCCACGAGCAAGTGTACCTGTCGAGCGACCAACACAGATGCCGTGGATTCCTAGCACTGGCTTCCCTGGGGACTTCGCCAACGTCCATCCGTCTCCAAAAGATGACTACatgccaattttatttttttggtaaaaaatctatttttaagtaatctctacatccaatgggggctcgaactcacaaccctgagatcaagagtccacacgctctgccgactgagccagccaggtgcccgtaTGTGCCAATTTTATCGTTGAGAAACAGGCTCCTGGAGTAAACGCGTGGCCTGCGTGATCCaagaaagtgggagaggaggcaggacgACAGCTCTGCTCTCAGCCTCCGGGCCCCAGGCTTTGTGCACAAACTTGCTATGAACGAGGTGGATTTTCTGTGCGTCTCTGTGAGGACGTTttgagggtttgtttgttttttgaagattttatttgtttgagagagagctcaagcagggtgaggggcagagggagcagcagactccctgctgagcagggagcccgatgcaggactcgatcccaggactccaggatcatgacctgagccaaaggcagacacttcatcgactgagccacccaggcgccccaactttttgAGTTTCAAAGGCGAGAGAATCAGACCTGAGTTTTGCCACTTACCTGAGCATGTCGCCTCATCTCCCTGAACCTTGgtctcctcatctctaaaatggggatggcagtaatacctacctcacaagGCCCCCGGGGAGATTCAGGGAAAGAATGTGTGCAAAGCCTCCGCATGACTCAGGACGCCCTCCTCGCTCCCACTCGCTCagatcccccccccgccccgtccagTCCCCTTTTGAGCCTCTTCCACAGCTGCTCCAACCTGGCGATAACCTTCTCCCTTCTGACTCCTGCAGCTTGTGACCCAGGCCCTGGCGTGGAGCTCACGTGCCCGGGCCTCACACGCCATCCTTAGCTTGAACCAGAGCCCTAGCCCGTGTAGCTCGGGGTTCTGCCTTAGAGTGGCTTTTCTTCCAGACCACCTGCCCCGGAGGGACTCAGAGCCCAAAGGGAAAAGCACAGCTCCGGATTTGCCAGACCCTGGACTCCACTCCTACCGCTGGGTAGCCCGGGCCCTTGCCCGCTCTTGGAGCCTCGGCTGCCTTGTCAGATACATGGGCTTAAAACGCCTCCTTGTCCATGATTGGTGTGCAGATGAAATGGGATAGCAGAGCTGGAAAGGGCTAGGTAGAACCTGGCTCACATATCATAGGAACTCAACAAATGCCGGATCTCCTTCCCTTCTGGCTTTGCAGCGGGCTTTCCCTCCGGGCCCTCTCCAGGGGGGCAGGAACCCATGGGCACGTGCACTCGCTCAGACGCCTGAAGATGCACGTGATAGTGCACCCCTCGCGCCCCCGCGCAGACACACACGGAGTCAGAAATAGAAGCTTCCCGATCAACACCTCCCTAAGTCTGTTTGTTCATCAGCTCGCACTTCCTAGTCTCTGGGTCAGTGGCAACCCCCACGTTCAGACCCGGGCCCTGACCTCTGGCCCGCAGGTACGGTCCTGAAGGTGGCCTTTGGGTGGGAAAGGAtccccagggagcctgggtgtccCTCCCACCTCAAATCCTTCCCGCCATCAGCCGGGCccttgcttccctccctccctgccaggaCAACCTGTCTGCCTCACAGCTGCTGTGGAAGAGATAGGCAGCTTGGATTATCAGGCCAGACAAGGCTCCTCGTGACAGTTCCCTGTGCCCCCCTCCGCCAGGCAAGGTTCCAGGGCCCTTAAccccctctgtgccaggcccgCAGGCCCAGGGACTgggaagagcagggaaggggcccTGCCCCCATATCCAGTTCCCAAGACTGGAATCATGAGCACCAGGAAGTGGGGTACAATATCCCCTGTGTCCTCCAGGAGCCCATCTACACACTGGGCTGTCTCCTGCCTGTCTTGGGTCCATGGCAGCCTAGGGTAAGGAGGGACAACCGGGGCAGGCCTTTAAGGGCTTAGACCAAAGGCCCTATActgtctttcctccctcccccaggctggtTCCAGGTTCTGGGGACGGAGGCCTGGCTGCACTCTCGGGCTCCACTGGCTTCAGCAGAGGTGCTGGTACATcacccccctccttcctcccccacatcACGGCCCTTCCTCCTCCGCAGCATCCTTAGGCCCCTGTCAGCACGGCCCCTGCCTGTTTTCTTGCTGCCCTGCCTGCCTTTTGCCGGGCTGCTCCGGTCATCTCCCCGGGCTAGCCACCGTCCCAGATACTAAGGCTAACCAGGACCAAGTCCTGCTCGGGCCCCACTGCaaccacccaggcctccctctcCTGAAGGTCAGCAGGAAGGAGTGAGGAGAGCAGGAGcatggaggctgggagtctggcTCGCTGTCCTGGTTCTGGCTCAGACACCATGTGACTTGGGCAAATTCCTCCAATCCCAggctcctctgtttcctcatttgatgAAATAGAGGGCAGGAGCTCTTTTCACAGGGTTGACTCagggattaaatgaagtaaaaaaaaaaaaaaattatatacatacacacacacacacacacacgtataattTTAGTAATCAGCtggaaaataacattaatatctgaaaataaggggcacccggctggctgagttggtagagcatgcgactcttgatctcagggttgtaagttcgagccccatgttgggtgcagagattacttaaaaataaaaagaaaactttgggggcgcctgggtagcgcagtcgttaaagcgtctgccttcggcttagggcgtgatcccggcgttccgggatcgagtcccacatcgggctcctctgctgggagcctgcttcttcctctctcactcgcttgctgtgttccctctctcgctggctgtctctctgtcacataaataaataaaatctttaaaaaaaaaaaaaagaaaactttgtttttaaagatgttatgtatttattcatcagagagagagagagcacaagcagggggagcagcaggcagagggagaaacgggctccctgctgagcaaggagctggatgtggggctccatcccaggaccgaagaccctaggaccatgacccgagccaaaggcagacgcttagctgactgagccaccgagctgtcccaaaatctttttttaaataaaatcttcaaaaaataattttaaaaatctgaaaaaaataacaagaaaaaagaaatgcccgTGAGCAGACTTTATAATCCAGCTGCAAGCAAATATACCAGGTAGTACAACCTAACTGCTCCCTGAGGGCCGAGCTCGATGCTAACATGAACTGTGTGGTTTAGTCCTTGCGACAACCCCAACCACAGACGGCCCCAAGTTCAATCCTGGAACCTCTTCTCTCTGCTGCCTGTGCTCATTCCTTCACTGATCTCCTTTCATCCCAACGTTTCACATACAATCTGCACAGTGGTGACTCCCAGGTCCGTTTGTCCAGGCCAAGCCTCTCCGCTAAACTCACTTGTAGAGTGAATCTCCTACTTGCCAGTTTCTCTAATAAGCACCAGACTTAGCAAGTCCAAACCTGAGGTCCTGATCCCACCTTGAATCTACTCCTTCAAcagttttttcccatttcagtaaATACCAACTCCATTCTTCCAGGCAGGCCCAAAACCTTGGAGGTTtgttaaattagattttttttttaaagatttatttattttagtaagagggggagagagagagagcccgagagagagcagggggaggggtggaaggagagaatgtcaagcagactccctgaatgcagagcccaacgctgggctcgatctcacaaccttgagatcatgacctgggccgagaCCATGGGTTGGGTTGGGGGAAGAGGGccggagtggctcagtcggttgagcatctgcctccggctcagggctcaggtcatgatcccagagtccccggatcaagccctgcattgggccccctgctcggtggggagcctgcttcttgctctggccctcccctgctcatgctctctctctctcaattaaataaataaatcttaacaaaaaaactcaaaatcaagagtcaaacactcaaccgactgagccacccaggtgtcccaaattcACTTTTTATTGAAAGACAACATGCATTCAAAAAGTGTATGACTTGGAAGAGAATTGTCTCAAAGTGAATACACCCATGTAACAATCACCCAGGTCAAAAAGCagcatattttctaattttttgtttgtttatttttgatagcgaacacaagcagggggaggggcagagggagaaacagactccccgctgagagggagcccgatggggggactcgatcccaggaccctgggatcatgacctgagc from Ursus arctos isolate Adak ecotype North America unplaced genomic scaffold, UrsArc2.0 scaffold_24, whole genome shotgun sequence encodes the following:
- the ERAL1 gene encoding GTPase Era, mitochondrial isoform X1, whose amino-acid sequence is MAAAGGRAVTLLRVMLGVRQLGPTAAREWGARLSSLFDCQRRCVSCFAGAAFSGPRLASASRHHGQSSALDCFLGLSQPDSSLTSRPPGVSMHRDEQDLLLVHRPDMPENPRVLRVVLLGAPNAGKSTLSNQLLGRKVFPVSKKVHTTRCQALGVITEKEAQVILLDTPGLISPVKQKRHHLELSLLEDPWKSMESADLVVVLVDVSDKWTRNQLSPQVLQCLTQFSQVPSVLVMNKVDCLKQKSVLLELTAALTEGVVNGKKLKMRQALRSQPGTPCPSPAAKGPNTQSVGGPQRIGWPHFREIFMLSALSQEDVKTLKHYLLAQARPGPWEFHSGVLTSQTPEEICANIIREKLLEHLPQEMPYSVQQRTVMWEEGPSGELVIEQKLLVPKESHVRILIGPKGHLISQIAQEVSRDLMDIFLCDVRLRLIVKLLK
- the ERAL1 gene encoding GTPase Era, mitochondrial isoform X2 translates to MAAAGGRAVTLLRVMLGVRQLGPTAAREWGARLSSLFDCQRRCVSCFAGAAFSGPRLASASRHHGQSSALDCFLGLSQPDSSLTSRPPGVSMHRDEQDLLLVHRPDMPENPRVLRVVLLGAPNAGKSTLSNQLLGRKVFPVSKKVHTTRCQALGVITEKEAQVILLDTPGLISPVKQKRHHLELSLLEDPWKSMESADLVVVLVDVSDKWTRNQLSPQVLQCLTQFSQVPSVLVMNKVDCLKQKSVLLELTAALTEGVVNGKKLKMRQALRSQPGTPCPSPAAKGPNTQSVGGPQRIGWPHFREIFMLSALSQEDVKTLKHYLLAQARPGPWEFHSGVLTSQTPEEICANIIREKLLEHLPQEMPYSVQQRTVMWEEGPSGELVIEQKLLVPKESHVIAQEVSRDLMDIFLCDVRLRLIVKLLK